A stretch of Aerococcus urinaehominis DNA encodes these proteins:
- the pyrH gene encoding UMP kinase: protein MSVEAKYKRVVLKLSGEALSGGSGFGINPDKMKAIAKELKEVHDLGVQIAIVVGGGNIWRGHTGEEMGMERAQADYMGMLATIMNALGLQDVLENIGVPTRVQTAIEMREVAEPYIRRKAERHLEKDRVVIFAGGTGNPYFSTDTAAALRAAEIDADVILMAKNGVDGVYSADPQKDASAEKYSDLTHLDIISKGLQVMDTTASSLSMDNDIPLVVFDLNQPGNIRRVVLGEEIGTTIRGEE from the coding sequence ATGTCTGTGGAAGCGAAATATAAACGTGTTGTCTTAAAGTTATCAGGGGAGGCCTTGTCAGGTGGTAGTGGTTTTGGTATTAATCCTGACAAAATGAAGGCGATTGCTAAGGAACTTAAAGAAGTTCATGATTTAGGCGTACAAATTGCTATTGTGGTTGGTGGCGGTAATATCTGGCGAGGACACACCGGTGAAGAGATGGGTATGGAGCGTGCCCAAGCTGACTATATGGGCATGCTTGCTACGATTATGAATGCTTTGGGTTTGCAAGATGTGCTAGAAAATATTGGTGTGCCTACCCGGGTGCAAACTGCTATTGAAATGCGAGAAGTAGCTGAGCCTTATATTCGGCGCAAGGCTGAACGTCACTTAGAAAAAGACCGAGTAGTTATCTTTGCTGGTGGTACTGGTAATCCTTATTTTTCAACTGATACGGCTGCAGCTTTGCGGGCTGCTGAAATTGATGCCGACGTTATTCTTATGGCAAAAAATGGGGTCGATGGTGTCTATTCAGCAGACCCACAAAAAGATGCTTCGGCAGAGAAGTATAGTGACTTAACCCACTTAGATATTATAAGTAAAGGTCTTCAGGTGATGGATACCACTGCCTCATCACTAAGTATGGATAATGATATTCCTCTGGTTGTGTTTGATTTAAATCAACCAGGTAATATTCGGCGTGTTGTTTTAGGTGAAGAAATAGGTACGACAATTAGAGGAGAAGAATAA
- the rpsB gene encoding 30S ribosomal protein S2: MAVVSMKQLLEAGVHFGHQTRRWNPKMDKYIFTERNGIYIIDLQKTVKLIDEAYDAVREVAADNGVVLFVGTKKQAQDSIKEEAERAGQYYINHRWLGGTLTNWETIQKRIQRLKDIKNMEEDGTFDVLPKKEVAGLIKERERLEKFLGGIEDMPRIPDMMFVVDPRKERIAIQEAQKLNIPVVAMVDTNCDPDEVDYVIPSNDDAIRAVKLISATIAEAVIEGQQGTDNDVQFEASNDFEENIDELVEEDTESVED; this comes from the coding sequence ATGGCAGTAGTAAGCATGAAACAATTATTAGAAGCAGGTGTCCACTTCGGTCACCAAACACGTCGCTGGAATCCAAAAATGGATAAGTATATCTTTACTGAGCGTAATGGTATCTACATCATTGACCTACAAAAAACTGTTAAGTTAATCGATGAAGCCTACGACGCTGTTCGTGAAGTAGCTGCTGACAACGGCGTTGTTTTATTTGTGGGTACAAAAAAACAAGCCCAAGATTCAATCAAAGAAGAAGCAGAACGTGCTGGTCAATATTACATCAACCATCGTTGGTTAGGTGGTACCTTGACTAACTGGGAAACCATCCAAAAACGTATCCAACGTTTGAAAGACATTAAAAATATGGAAGAAGATGGTACTTTTGATGTACTTCCTAAGAAAGAAGTTGCGGGCTTAATCAAAGAACGTGAACGTCTTGAAAAATTCTTAGGTGGTATCGAAGATATGCCTCGTATTCCAGACATGATGTTCGTTGTTGATCCGCGTAAAGAACGGATTGCCATTCAAGAAGCACAAAAATTAAATATTCCTGTAGTTGCAATGGTTGATACCAACTGTGACCCAGATGAAGTAGATTATGTGATCCCTTCAAATGACGATGCTATTCGTGCTGTTAAATTAATTTCAGCAACCATCGCTGAAGCGGTTATTGAAGGACAACAAGGTACTGACAACGATGTTCAATTTGAAGCCAGCAATGACTTTGAAGAAAACATTGATGAATTAGTTGAAGAAGATACTGAATCAGTTGAAGATTAA
- a CDS encoding lysophospholipid acyltransferase family protein: MYNFLIYLVKGLLFLVNGPTHFEYHPDYDANQQYLVISPHRTILDPPMIALALLPHKISYMAKKELFKPAFVAWLLKKVHVIPVDRQAPAMETLKTSVNVLKKTDRHLGIFPTGSRYSTKIKPGAVNLAKMGQVNLLPAVYQGPLEISGLFSWKQANRARVRIGKPIILPDKKRLTKTEISDLEAQIAQAFVETDKALNPDYHYDMEAALAKRDRKYKRK; this comes from the coding sequence ATGTACAACTTTTTAATTTACTTGGTAAAAGGGCTACTTTTTTTAGTTAACGGGCCGACCCATTTTGAATATCATCCGGACTATGATGCGAACCAACAATATCTAGTGATATCACCACATCGGACTATTTTGGACCCGCCTATGATTGCTTTGGCCTTATTACCCCACAAGATTTCCTATATGGCTAAAAAGGAATTATTTAAACCAGCTTTTGTGGCTTGGTTGTTGAAGAAAGTCCATGTGATTCCAGTAGACCGGCAAGCACCGGCTATGGAAACACTCAAGACTTCAGTCAATGTGCTTAAAAAAACTGATCGCCATTTGGGTATCTTCCCAACAGGGTCACGTTACTCCACAAAAATTAAACCAGGGGCAGTCAATCTGGCTAAAATGGGTCAGGTGAATCTTTTGCCAGCAGTATACCAAGGCCCCTTGGAAATTTCTGGCTTATTTTCCTGGAAGCAGGCTAACCGGGCTAGGGTAAGAATTGGTAAGCCAATTATCTTGCCCGATAAAAAACGCTTAACTAAAACAGAAATAAGTGATTTGGAAGCTCAAATTGCCCAGGCCTTTGTGGAAACAGATAAGGCGTTAAATCCGGATTATCATTATGATATGGAAGCGGCGCTAGCTAAACGTGATCGAAAATATAAGCGAAAATAG
- the tsf gene encoding translation elongation factor Ts: MAVTAKEVKELRDRTGVGMMDAKKALVETDGDMDKAIDFLRENGLAKAAKKSDRIAAEGLTKVVVRGNEAVILELNSETDFVAKNEQFINLLDSLAFAILDQKPESVEAAMENVTIEGQKLSEHIAEKTSVIGEKLDFRRFEIFTKTDDQEFGHYAHQGGRISVLVQLTGGDQDLANGIAMHIGGLNPRFLDEESVPADVREHEKEVLTEQALNEGKPANIVEKMIAGRLRKFFSEICLVDQDYLLDDSKTVGEVAKEAGAKIDFFRRYEVGEGIEKREENFADEVAQQMK, translated from the coding sequence ATGGCTGTAACTGCAAAAGAAGTAAAAGAATTACGTGACCGTACTGGCGTTGGTATGATGGATGCTAAAAAAGCATTAGTTGAAACTGACGGAGATATGGATAAAGCAATCGACTTCCTACGTGAAAATGGTTTAGCTAAGGCAGCAAAAAAATCTGACAGAATCGCTGCTGAAGGTTTAACTAAAGTGGTTGTTCGCGGTAATGAAGCGGTTATTTTAGAATTAAACTCTGAAACTGACTTCGTAGCTAAAAACGAACAATTTATTAACCTATTAGACAGTTTGGCATTTGCTATCCTAGACCAAAAACCAGAATCAGTAGAAGCGGCTATGGAAAATGTGACAATTGAAGGTCAAAAACTTTCAGAGCACATTGCTGAAAAAACATCTGTTATTGGTGAGAAACTAGATTTCCGTCGTTTCGAAATCTTCACTAAGACAGACGATCAAGAATTTGGTCATTACGCTCACCAAGGTGGCCGTATTTCAGTTTTAGTTCAATTAACTGGTGGGGACCAAGACTTAGCCAACGGTATTGCCATGCATATCGGTGGTTTAAATCCACGTTTCTTAGATGAAGAATCTGTACCAGCTGATGTCCGTGAACATGAAAAAGAAGTTTTAACTGAACAAGCCTTAAACGAAGGTAAGCCAGCTAATATTGTTGAAAAAATGATTGCTGGTCGTTTACGTAAATTCTTCTCTGAAATTTGCTTAGTAGATCAAGACTACTTATTAGATGACAGCAAGACAGTCGGCGAAGTAGCTAAAGAGGCTGGCGCTAAGATTGACTTCTTCCGTCGTTATGAAGTAGGCGAAGGTATCGAAAAACGGGAAGAAAACTTCGCAGATGAAGTTGCTCAACAAATGAAATAA
- the frr gene encoding ribosome recycling factor: MSVDTVLKETKERMAKSENSLQNQLARIRAGVANASLLDGVMVEYYGAPTPLNQLANITVPEPRMLLITPYDKTALAEIDRALQMSDIGIPPTNDGNVIRLVIPALTKERRQELSKNVGKELEAAKVAVRNIRRDALDIVKKAEKAAEISEDDLRDYEKDIQKLTDESISRMDAMAKDKEKEILEV; encoded by the coding sequence ATGTCAGTAGATACTGTTTTAAAAGAAACTAAAGAGCGGATGGCTAAATCGGAAAACTCTTTACAGAATCAGTTAGCCCGTATTCGGGCTGGCGTAGCCAATGCTAGTTTATTAGATGGTGTAATGGTGGAGTACTATGGTGCCCCAACGCCACTTAATCAATTGGCTAATATCACAGTCCCTGAGCCTCGTATGCTTTTAATTACACCATACGACAAGACGGCCTTGGCAGAAATTGACCGGGCCTTACAAATGTCAGATATTGGTATTCCGCCTACTAATGATGGCAATGTCATTCGTTTGGTTATCCCAGCCCTGACCAAGGAACGTCGCCAGGAATTAAGCAAAAATGTCGGTAAAGAACTTGAAGCTGCCAAGGTAGCCGTTAGAAATATTCGCCGTGATGCGCTGGACATTGTTAAGAAAGCTGAAAAGGCTGCTGAAATTTCTGAAGATGACTTACGTGACTATGAAAAAGATATCCAAAAATTGACTGATGAAAGTATCAGTCGTATGGATGCTATGGCTAAGGACAAGGAAAAAGAAATTTTAGAAGTTTAG
- a CDS encoding DEAD/DEAH box helicase: MKWSIPSHIIDEARGLVDDGRVLKVVPNETDQIWQGEVLDNKLYYVALDGGPKEHDQCQCDIWEKRGFCPHTVAVELFMRDHDVVRVMKFSQQPLFRYPEIDENDQTAGLDVILENYHNLLKTNYQFSNHDKAGLAPLTIKIELYESGQYDYLDLATNHIYMRLKLGLKGGAHYYIQDFEDFFKSFSQEGLYLLSKRKQSMVLLKASAFDEDSYRLLKTLAQDYLHELDYLTDVAHAGSSKQIRQFYYLNHSQLRKILNYYSQGKYQVSYFVDDDRVDIQVLDRGAPNLLDYQQLAENNFLITMPKQIKIFIYYGMLRIDNHIYLYDQLHYPDFQDLLFVRQNLEEVNYQLELDQEGLDHFTSLFGRPVLKFGTIKGLDLLSPPILNQDKLDVLVYLDSIGHGLQAQLVYQYGRTRFSEDYQLEKIDDQQLVVRDIRAEFEAENIMKMLGFTWHNRQLQWQGDSLEDIVGKINDIRQLVPASYQLVLTNNLRYLNKRSFQSQIKVDQDQTNRLLSINFSVTDVNPRDVDYILKAIEQEDRYLRLEDGQLINIDQVVAQDQHQILSRLYQNDQAWENGQAIPVYQAIGFADMLSDSQAFQNLYQDLVNPSYPIDIQALGFQTALADYQQYALQWLMSLAKYQLGGLLADEMGLGKTVQMIAFILALKDKQPDLSVLVVGPASVLYNWDHEIKRFAPSLASQVIDGDIDERENLRRDNAEKIWITSYQSYRNDQAAYQALHFDLLIIDEAQAIKNDSTLLYQALKQQAAKTRIALSGTPLENHLDEFWALMNIVLPGLLPDKRHYKTLSIDEIKQLTRPFVLRRTKQEVALQLPGKEVFDKYTQLSKEQKSIYLAYLKDIQSQLNHEQGPQKVTMELLAGITRLRQICCHPKLVNPDYEASSGKFEYFKEYLSRALNEGRRILVFSQFTAMLEIIAQYLDQEEIAYMTLTGQTKKTQRQADIDAFNQGHGDVYLISLKAGGAGINLTGADTVFMYDLWWNPAVEEQAIGRAHRIGQTKEVSVYRFISEGTIEQRMSELQEEKRQLFDSLFNQEDSQVNHKITIEDLRYILDIPQ, from the coding sequence ATGAAGTGGTCAATTCCCAGTCATATTATTGATGAAGCGCGTGGTCTAGTAGATGATGGTCGGGTGCTAAAAGTGGTACCGAATGAAACAGATCAAATATGGCAAGGCGAAGTCTTGGATAATAAATTGTATTATGTGGCCTTAGATGGAGGACCCAAAGAGCATGACCAGTGCCAGTGTGACATCTGGGAAAAGCGGGGGTTTTGTCCCCATACAGTAGCGGTCGAACTGTTTATGCGCGACCATGATGTGGTGCGGGTGATGAAATTTTCTCAGCAGCCGCTCTTCCGCTATCCTGAAATTGATGAAAACGATCAGACAGCTGGCCTGGATGTCATCTTAGAAAACTATCACAATTTACTGAAGACAAACTATCAATTTTCAAATCATGATAAGGCTGGGCTAGCCCCCTTGACAATTAAGATTGAGCTTTATGAATCTGGCCAGTATGATTATCTGGACTTAGCCACAAATCATATCTATATGCGCCTCAAACTAGGCCTCAAGGGAGGTGCTCACTATTACATCCAGGATTTTGAAGACTTCTTTAAAAGTTTTAGCCAGGAAGGCCTCTATCTTTTATCAAAGCGTAAGCAAAGTATGGTACTACTTAAAGCGTCTGCCTTTGATGAAGACAGCTATCGATTACTAAAGACTTTAGCCCAGGACTACTTGCACGAATTAGATTACTTAACTGATGTCGCTCATGCTGGATCGAGCAAGCAAATCAGGCAATTCTACTACTTAAATCATAGCCAACTCAGGAAGATTTTGAATTATTATAGCCAAGGAAAGTACCAAGTCAGTTATTTTGTAGATGATGATAGAGTTGATATCCAAGTATTAGACCGTGGTGCGCCCAATCTGCTTGACTATCAACAATTAGCTGAAAATAATTTTTTAATCACAATGCCTAAACAGATAAAAATATTTATATATTATGGCATGTTGCGAATTGATAACCATATATACCTATATGACCAGCTTCACTATCCAGACTTTCAGGATTTGCTATTTGTGCGCCAAAATCTGGAGGAAGTAAATTACCAACTCGAACTAGACCAGGAGGGTCTGGATCACTTTACCAGCCTCTTTGGGCGCCCCGTATTAAAATTTGGGACAATCAAAGGTCTAGACTTGCTTTCGCCTCCGATATTAAACCAAGATAAGTTAGATGTTTTAGTGTATTTGGATAGTATCGGCCATGGTCTACAAGCGCAGTTGGTCTACCAATATGGGAGGACTCGTTTTTCCGAAGATTACCAATTAGAAAAAATTGATGACCAGCAACTAGTAGTTAGAGATATCCGCGCTGAATTTGAAGCTGAAAATATTATGAAAATGCTCGGTTTCACTTGGCATAATCGCCAGCTACAGTGGCAAGGGGATAGTTTAGAAGACATAGTGGGCAAAATTAATGATATCAGGCAATTAGTACCGGCTAGCTACCAACTTGTCTTAACTAATAACCTTCGTTACCTTAATAAACGATCTTTCCAGAGTCAGATTAAGGTTGACCAAGATCAAACTAACCGCCTCTTATCGATTAATTTTTCGGTTACAGATGTTAATCCAAGGGATGTTGATTATATCTTAAAAGCAATTGAGCAAGAAGACCGTTATCTGCGTTTAGAGGATGGTCAATTAATTAATATCGACCAGGTAGTAGCCCAAGACCAACACCAGATATTGAGCCGTCTTTATCAAAATGATCAGGCTTGGGAAAATGGTCAGGCCATACCAGTCTATCAGGCCATCGGTTTTGCTGATATGCTAAGCGATAGCCAAGCCTTTCAAAATCTCTATCAGGATTTAGTTAATCCAAGCTATCCAATTGATATCCAAGCACTAGGCTTCCAAACAGCCTTAGCTGACTACCAACAATATGCGCTACAATGGCTAATGAGCTTGGCTAAGTATCAGCTTGGTGGGCTGTTAGCTGATGAAATGGGCTTAGGGAAGACAGTCCAGATGATTGCATTTATTCTGGCCTTAAAGGATAAACAGCCTGATTTAAGTGTTTTAGTCGTTGGCCCAGCTTCCGTTTTATATAATTGGGACCATGAAATTAAACGATTTGCACCAAGTTTAGCCAGTCAGGTTATTGATGGCGATATTGATGAGCGCGAGAATTTACGCCGGGATAATGCGGAGAAAATTTGGATCACCTCTTACCAAAGTTATCGTAATGATCAAGCAGCCTACCAGGCTTTGCATTTTGATCTGCTAATCATCGATGAAGCCCAAGCAATAAAAAATGATTCTACCTTACTCTACCAGGCCTTAAAACAGCAGGCGGCTAAAACTAGAATCGCACTATCAGGGACACCCTTAGAAAATCATCTAGATGAGTTTTGGGCCTTGATGAATATCGTCCTGCCAGGTTTATTGCCTGATAAACGCCACTATAAAACCCTTTCAATTGATGAAATCAAGCAATTAACCCGGCCCTTTGTCTTACGTCGAACTAAGCAAGAAGTGGCTTTGCAATTGCCTGGTAAGGAAGTTTTTGATAAGTACACCCAGTTAAGCAAGGAACAAAAATCCATCTACTTAGCCTACCTCAAAGATATTCAAAGCCAACTCAACCATGAACAGGGCCCGCAAAAGGTGACCATGGAATTATTGGCTGGTATTACCCGCCTGCGGCAAATTTGCTGCCATCCTAAACTAGTTAATCCTGACTATGAAGCTAGTTCCGGTAAGTTTGAATATTTTAAAGAATATTTATCCAGAGCTCTAAATGAAGGCCGCCGCATTCTTGTTTTCTCTCAATTTACGGCCATGCTAGAAATTATTGCTCAATATCTAGATCAGGAAGAGATTGCCTACATGACCTTGACTGGACAAACAAAAAAGACGCAGCGCCAGGCTGATATCGATGCTTTTAATCAAGGCCATGGTGATGTTTATCTGATTTCGCTCAAGGCGGGTGGCGCAGGGATTAACTTAACAGGGGCCGATACGGTCTTTATGTATGATTTATGGTGGAATCCGGCGGTTGAAGAACAAGCAATTGGTCGTGCTCACCGGATTGGCCAGACTAAAGAGGTATCAGTTTACCGCTTTATATCTGAAGGAACAATTGAGCAACGGATGAGTGAACTCCAGGAAGAAAAACGCCAGCTCTTTGATTCTCTCTTTAATCAAGAAGATAGTCAGGTTAATCATAAAATCACTATTGAGGACCTGCGTTATATTCTAGATATCCCGCAATAA